The DNA segment CACGAGATGGAAGTCGTAAAAAGCATCGCGCGGCGCGCAGTGCTGCTAGAAAGCGGCAAGATAATCGGTAGCGGCACGATCGAGGAGCTATTTTTAAAACCCGACGAAAAGATGAAGGAATTTCTCGGCGTGAATGAAATTTTGCCGAGCGAGGGCGTAAATATCAGGCTCTTTTTCCCAAAAGAAGTCGCGCAAAACAGCGTCATCACCCACATGGCGCGCACGCTAAACATAGACTTTAACATCGTCTGGGGCAAGCTTGAAAAGCTAAACGAAAACGTCCTTGGCTCGCTCGTCATCAACATCGATCCAAAAGACGAAGCGCGCGTGACCGAGTATATCAAGCAAAGCGGCGTATTATGGGAGGTGGCGTGATGCTTGGTATCGATTTTTCTAAATTTCCCGACGTTTTCGAGCGCATTTTGCTCCCGGCTATCGGCGAGACGCTCTATATGAGCGTGGTTTCTACGATTTTAGCGTTTTTGATCGGTCTAGTGCCCGCTATCTTGCTCGTTCTTTCGGCGCAGGACGGCCTAAAACCGAACAAACCGCTATTTATCACGCTTGATATCACGGTAAATACGCTAAGAAGCTTTCCATTTATCATCCTCATCATCGTTCTTTTCCCGCTCACGCGCCTGATCGTAGGTACTAGTATCGGCACTAGCGCGGCTATCGTTCCGCTTACTATCGGCGCGGCGCCGTTTATCGCTAGGCTCATAGAAAGCGCGCTAAAAGAGGTCGATAAAGGCATCATCGAGGCCGCTAGGAGCTTTGGTAGCTCAAATTTTCAGATCATATTTAAGGTGATGTTCGTAGAGGCACTGCCCGGCATCGTAGCCTCCATCACGCTCACGCTTATCGTTATCATCGGCTTTTCGGCGATGGCGGGCGCGGTCGGCGGCGGCGGACTGGGCTCAGTGGCGATAAACTACGGCTATCAGAGGTTTCGCCCCGATATCATGCTCTATACCGTCGTGATTTTAATCATAATGGTTCAAATTTTCCAATCATTAGGAAATTTTATTTATAAGATCACAAAGAAATGATTTTTGCGTCTGATTTTATTTTCTTTTAAACTTTTTTTGCATAAAATCCCGAAATTAATTTTGCAAAGAAAGGATAGAAAATGAAATCGGATATGTGCGAAATGCGTCGTTTCACTAAATTTAAGTCGTCGAAAGACTAACGCTAAGCGCAAAATTTCTTTTTAAGCGCTTAGTTGCGCTAAGCATTTAAAAAGAAATTTAAGCCTCCGCTCATATCCTTTTTTAAATGCTGGCTAAATTTTAAAAGGATATAAAATGAAAAATCTACTCAAATACTCTCTAGTCGCTCTAAGCCTAACGGTCGCCGCAAATGCCGCCGAAAAAATCGTCGTAGGCGCTACGCCCGTTCCGCACGCTGAAATTTTAGAAGTCGCAAAACCGATCCTGGCAAAAGACGGCTTTACTCTTGAGATCAAAGAATTTAACGACTACTCTACTCCGAATTTAGCCACCGAAGACGGCGATCTGGACGCCAACTACTTCCAGCACCTGCCGTATCTTGAAGAATTTAACAAAAACAAAGGCACTCATCTAGTTAAAACCGCGGGCATTCACCTCGAGCCTATGGGGGTTTATTCTAAAAAGATAAAAGATATCAAAGAGCTAAAAGACGGCAGCACCGTAGCGATACCAAACGACCCGACAAACGAGAGCCGCGCGCTTGACGTGCTAGCTACCGCAGGTCTGATTAAGCTAAACGACAACCCTCTAAAAACTCCGCTTGATATCACGGAAAACCCGAAAAAGCTAAAATTCGAAGAGATCGAGAGCGCTCAAGTGCCTCGCACGCTTGATGACGTTACGATCGCCGTTATCAACACGAACTACGCTCTAAACGCCAACCTAAACCCGACCAAAGACGCGCTCGTGCTTGAGAGCAAAGACAGCCCGTATACCAACTACATAGTGGTCAAAGCGGGCAACGAAAATAGCCCGAAAATCAAGGCTCTGGATAAAGCCGTCACGAGCCCCGAAGTAAAGAAATTTATCGAGGAAAAATACAAAGGCGCGATAATCCCGTCGTTTTAATCAAATTTAGCTCCGCCCGCTCAAATTTAGCGGCGCGGGCAAATTTAACGAAACAACAAAATCCCAAATTTAGTTTAAAAACCGCTCTTAAAATTAAGCGGCGTAAAAGCTTTTTTAGCATCGCTTAAAAAATATAATAAAATTTTAGCGAATTTAACTTCGTCCTTTTGTTTTTTCGCGGCATAAATAGTTCGCCGTCACGGCTATCGTTTTACTCGTATCTCACGCAAAAATATTAAGCGACTACCGAGCCAAACCCGTCCGCATACGGCGGCGATACGTCTCGTGCGGGTTTTAATCAAAACCCTAACGAGCCAAAAAATGGCTCGACCGCGGCGATAGCCCAACCCTACTAACGACAACAAGGCGCTAAACATCCCGCAAAATTCTTAACAAGAACCCGTCTGCACAAAGAAACCTAAACGTCTAAATTCGTCGAATTTGAGGACGCGCAGATACTTCGCACGCCTGATAAAAGCCCGGCCGGCCGCCGTCGGTATAAATTTCGTCCAGACTGTATGAGTCCTAAAAGAACGCCCCCGACCGTCAAAAGCGCGCAAAGCCCGCCTATGCCAACATTCACGGTTAAAGCCGGCAATAAAAATAGCCCAAAATCAAGGCTCTAATTAAAACGGCGACCGGACGAATGTTTTGTATGGCGGACGATGCCGAAGGTATTTTGATTTCGCACGGCTTGCGTTTTGACGTAAGTTGCGAGCTTAAATTTCGGTCGATTTTAAAATTGATCGATAAAATTTGAGTCAAAATTTTGGCTTCGAGTGTCAAATTCTGCTCAAATTTTACTTTATAAATTTAGCTTTCAAAGCGGGTACGGTTAAATCGCTAACTTAAATTTGATCGCGGCACGTCCTTTTTTATTTGATTTTACCGCTCCGATTTTATCAAATTTACGGCTATCTTTACGGCGTTTTTGTAATTTTAGTCAAAATCTAAGCTTGGAAAATTTAAATTTCGCAAAATTTCGGCTCAAATTTTGCCGCGGTTAGCGCAAAAAATTTGATATTAAGTCCTAAAAAACGCGAGGGAGCCGGATCGCGACTCCCCAAAACCGAGCATAAATTTATACTAAGATACGGCGAGCCAAAAGAAGAAATACCAAAAGCCGGGTCTCGCAAATTTATCTCGTAATTAAAATTTAAAAACTCGCCCGCCGCGTCGCCGAATTTGCCTATCTCCAAAAAACGCCGCCCTTAAATTTACCCCCCCCCCCCCGCGCGCATAAAGCTAAAATTTTACTGCCGTTTGCTACAATCAAGATTTTAAATTTAAGGAGAAAAATGCTGGGAGAGTTTATAAATTTTATCATCCAAACCGTCGGCGAGTGGGGGTATGCGGGCATCTTTTTGATGATGTTTTTAGAGAGTTCGTTTTTCCCGTTTCCAAGCGAAGTGGCGATGATCCCGGCGGGCTATCTAGCGCACCAAGGGCAAATGAGCCTAGCTCTGGCATGGACGGCGGGCACGGCAGGAAGCCTCGCGGGAGCCGTATTTAACTACTACCTATGCTACTTTTTCGGGCGCGAGCTCGTGCTAAAATACGGCAAATTCATCGGTATCACAGATGAGAAAATGCACAAATTCGAAGCGTTTTTCG comes from the Campylobacter rectus genome and includes:
- a CDS encoding methionine ABC transporter permease, whose translation is MLGIDFSKFPDVFERILLPAIGETLYMSVVSTILAFLIGLVPAILLVLSAQDGLKPNKPLFITLDITVNTLRSFPFIILIIVLFPLTRLIVGTSIGTSAAIVPLTIGAAPFIARLIESALKEVDKGIIEAARSFGSSNFQIIFKVMFVEALPGIVASITLTLIVIIGFSAMAGAVGGGGLGSVAINYGYQRFRPDIMLYTVVILIIMVQIFQSLGNFIYKITKK
- a CDS encoding MetQ/NlpA family ABC transporter substrate-binding protein produces the protein MKNLLKYSLVALSLTVAANAAEKIVVGATPVPHAEILEVAKPILAKDGFTLEIKEFNDYSTPNLATEDGDLDANYFQHLPYLEEFNKNKGTHLVKTAGIHLEPMGVYSKKIKDIKELKDGSTVAIPNDPTNESRALDVLATAGLIKLNDNPLKTPLDITENPKKLKFEEIESAQVPRTLDDVTIAVINTNYALNANLNPTKDALVLESKDSPYTNYIVVKAGNENSPKIKALDKAVTSPEVKKFIEEKYKGAIIPSF
- a CDS encoding DedA family protein, producing the protein MLGEFINFIIQTVGEWGYAGIFLMMFLESSFFPFPSEVAMIPAGYLAHQGQMSLALAWTAGTAGSLAGAVFNYYLCYFFGRELVLKYGKFIGITDEKMHKFEAFFVAHGEISTFNCRLIPGIRQYISLPAGIAKMNIFKFSLYTTLGAGIWVAVLLAVGYYLGKNYDKSAFSHIVVAMLAAIGLITSLYIFYVKRQSKRPKIGANEVK